A genomic window from bacterium includes:
- a CDS encoding ATP-binding protein — protein sequence MLIRYLAVRVNLIITLILCVALGTSSYLTKKNWEQQAIQEAMTKATIMSATIMNSIIVEMSGFCQKDVQKIVANVGAVPEIDTVRIFDEDGIITYSAAADEVGRAVDSLDYSVYQSKEGARPFKSEGSGHRSFCMVQPIENALECRRCHGQEREILGVLDVCVSMAETEKRIAGNSRFLFASTFTTVVLVVLAISLSLWILVNRPVNRLVKTMARAEKGNLKARAEIKRKDEFGRLAQSLNSMLGQLDESDQELKRYHAEQMIRADRLATLGELAAGIAHEIKNPLAGIAGATQVLAREFADDDPRKPVTQEILKLIERLDTTIKDLLNFARPSVPEIAVTDLEDLLSKTLFLIERMPERKKQGVEIVVDIDPEMPGVPVDPDQLRQVFLNIGVNAIQAMPEGGTLTVSMRSEADRELGEIHPAEDFVMISFADSGLGVDKDKLRSIFTPFFTTKTQGTGLGLPITMRIVGQHGGRITVQSTVGEGTVFRIYLPKVQKAEEE from the coding sequence ATGCTCATCCGTTACCTCGCCGTAAGAGTCAACCTCATCATCACCCTCATCCTGTGCGTTGCCCTGGGCACATCGTCCTATCTCACCAAGAAAAACTGGGAGCAGCAGGCCATCCAGGAAGCCATGACCAAGGCCACCATCATGTCGGCCACGATAATGAACTCCATCATCGTTGAGATGAGCGGGTTCTGCCAGAAGGATGTCCAGAAGATCGTGGCCAACGTGGGGGCCGTTCCCGAGATCGACACGGTGAGGATCTTCGACGAGGACGGTATCATCACCTACTCGGCCGCCGCGGATGAGGTGGGGCGGGCGGTGGACTCCCTTGATTATTCCGTTTACCAGAGCAAGGAGGGAGCTCGCCCCTTCAAATCCGAGGGCAGCGGGCACCGTTCCTTCTGCATGGTCCAGCCTATCGAGAACGCTCTGGAGTGCAGGAGGTGCCACGGGCAGGAGAGAGAGATCCTTGGTGTCCTGGACGTCTGTGTCTCCATGGCAGAGACGGAAAAAAGGATCGCGGGAAACAGCAGGTTCCTTTTTGCTTCCACCTTTACGACGGTGGTTCTCGTGGTGCTGGCCATCAGCCTCAGCCTCTGGATCCTGGTCAACAGGCCGGTCAACAGGCTGGTCAAAACCATGGCCAGGGCGGAAAAGGGCAACCTCAAGGCCAGGGCTGAAATAAAGAGAAAGGACGAATTCGGGCGCCTGGCTCAGAGCCTTAATTCCATGCTTGGGCAGCTGGATGAATCGGATCAGGAACTCAAACGCTACCACGCCGAGCAGATGATACGCGCCGACCGCCTGGCTACCCTGGGTGAACTTGCAGCAGGGATCGCCCATGAGATCAAGAACCCCTTGGCCGGGATCGCCGGCGCAACTCAAGTGTTGGCCAGGGAGTTTGCCGACGACGACCCCCGGAAACCGGTGACCCAGGAGATACTGAAACTCATCGAGCGCCTCGATACCACCATCAAGGACCTCCTTAATTTCGCCAGGCCCTCCGTGCCCGAGATCGCTGTCACGGATCTTGAAGATCTGCTGTCGAAGACCCTTTTTCTCATCGAACGGATGCCCGAAAGGAAAAAGCAGGGCGTCGAGATCGTCGTGGACATCGATCCGGAGATGCCCGGGGTTCCAGTGGATCCTGACCAGCTCCGCCAGGTGTTTCTAAATATTGGAGTCAACGCGATCCAGGCCATGCCGGAGGGTGGGACCCTTACAGTGAGCATGAGATCGGAAGCCGACCGGGAGCTGGGGGAGATCCATCCGGCTGAAGATTTCGTCATGATTTCTTTTGCCGACTCCGGCCTGGGCGTCGACAAGGATAAGCTCAGAAGCATATTTACTCCCTTCTTTACCACCAAAACCCAGGGGACCGGCCTCGGCCTGCCCATAACCATGCGTATTGTTGGGCAGCACGGCGGCCGCATAACGGTCCAAAGCACGGTGGGGGAGGGGACGGTGTTCAGGATATACCTTCCGAAAGTGCAAAAGGCAGAGGAGGAATAA
- a CDS encoding cytochrome c3 family protein — protein MLACIAASQVQADGNSIVIYPPNKTAVELATITIFGVVPAGDHIPRITLNRGGVIPRMNENGTFSQSMLLKRGINILKVDSGRYFLSLLGPGQKPPQGYVLRSLHSPVEEDCTNCHDFSLDSPAGLLSDGNDLCMECHDDPSEGVKFPHDAVEEGCVSCHDPHVFENGHLTKKNLPELCEECHDSKSSGKNVHDPVSSGECDSCHDPHGSDTSALLNLPGDSICFECHDDPTWGMKNMHPALEQGCYACHDPHSSDHGKQLVESVNKICCECHDDPRSGKKVVHEALEEGCTACHNPHASHGPSLLAGEQATVCGECHDDIPPEGEKINGHSPISDDGQCTPCHNPHAANEGKLLSGKVPALCYECHDDVSAGAGDKGVVHSPVKEGGCMDCHNPHGGPSALLVTENICYECHDAFEKPDKGSIHDPVQSGECVECHSPHSSPEKSLLRARGTALCYRCHDEFQGPMVHSPIADDDSCTECHDPHVGKAPKLLSAVGMEVCMECHDDPTEEFRSKASSSIHPPIMEDKECVPCHSPHAGLSSLLKLELPGLCYQCHESVTEKGSGAEYPVIHGPVAMGDCPSCHKPHASSNSTLLDQRGNGICLRCHKDPLLNTSDKIWTSIHPPVKQDCGICHSPHASDHKGNLKKGAFEVCTTCHSSHPAHPLDANRALSGQSGAASVPSSFPLTQDGKMVCTGCHLPHSSENRTLLTQDRALLCTNCH, from the coding sequence TTGCTGGCATGTATCGCTGCGAGCCAGGTTCAGGCTGATGGAAACAGCATAGTTATCTATCCTCCCAACAAGACCGCGGTTGAACTGGCTACCATCACGATCTTCGGCGTGGTCCCCGCTGGCGATCACATTCCGCGCATCACCCTTAACCGGGGCGGTGTTATCCCCCGGATGAACGAAAATGGGACCTTCAGCCAGTCGATGCTGCTCAAACGGGGAATAAACATCCTCAAGGTGGACAGCGGCAGGTATTTCCTGTCCCTCCTGGGGCCCGGTCAGAAACCGCCCCAGGGCTACGTCCTGCGATCTCTTCATTCCCCGGTGGAAGAGGACTGCACGAACTGTCACGATTTTTCTCTGGATAGTCCTGCTGGCCTCCTGTCAGATGGAAACGACCTGTGTATGGAGTGCCACGACGATCCCTCGGAGGGAGTAAAGTTCCCTCACGATGCCGTAGAGGAAGGTTGTGTCTCCTGCCACGACCCCCATGTTTTTGAAAATGGGCACCTTACGAAAAAAAACCTCCCGGAACTTTGCGAAGAGTGCCACGACAGCAAATCTTCGGGTAAAAATGTCCATGATCCGGTCAGTAGCGGTGAGTGCGACTCGTGCCACGATCCCCATGGCTCGGATACCAGTGCCCTGCTCAACCTGCCCGGGGACTCGATATGCTTTGAGTGTCACGATGACCCGACCTGGGGAATGAAAAATATGCATCCTGCTCTGGAACAGGGCTGTTACGCCTGCCACGATCCTCACTCATCCGATCATGGGAAACAGCTGGTTGAGTCAGTTAACAAGATATGTTGCGAGTGTCACGACGACCCGAGGTCAGGGAAAAAGGTTGTACATGAGGCTCTTGAAGAAGGGTGCACAGCCTGTCACAATCCCCACGCTTCCCACGGGCCTTCCCTGCTTGCCGGGGAGCAGGCCACCGTTTGCGGGGAGTGCCACGATGACATCCCGCCAGAGGGAGAAAAAATAAATGGACATTCCCCCATTTCAGATGATGGCCAGTGCACACCCTGCCACAACCCTCACGCAGCCAACGAAGGGAAACTCCTTTCCGGTAAGGTTCCCGCCCTGTGTTACGAGTGCCATGATGACGTTTCTGCCGGGGCAGGGGATAAGGGGGTGGTTCACTCACCTGTTAAAGAGGGCGGGTGCATGGATTGCCACAACCCCCACGGTGGTCCATCGGCTCTCCTGGTTACGGAAAATATTTGTTACGAGTGTCACGATGCCTTTGAAAAGCCGGACAAGGGCAGCATCCACGATCCGGTTCAGTCCGGTGAATGTGTGGAATGTCACTCGCCCCACTCTTCACCGGAAAAGTCCCTGCTCCGGGCCAGGGGAACGGCCCTTTGCTACCGGTGCCATGACGAGTTCCAGGGGCCCATGGTCCACTCACCCATTGCCGATGACGATTCGTGCACCGAATGCCACGACCCTCATGTAGGAAAGGCCCCGAAACTCCTGTCGGCAGTAGGTATGGAAGTTTGCATGGAGTGTCATGACGATCCCACAGAAGAGTTCAGATCCAAGGCTTCATCTTCAATTCATCCGCCTATCATGGAAGATAAAGAGTGCGTCCCCTGCCATTCGCCTCATGCTGGCTTAAGCTCACTGCTTAAGCTAGAATTACCCGGGCTCTGTTACCAATGCCATGAGAGTGTCACTGAAAAGGGATCAGGCGCGGAGTATCCTGTTATTCACGGTCCGGTGGCGATGGGGGATTGCCCCAGTTGCCACAAACCACACGCTTCATCAAACTCCACGCTTCTGGATCAGCGGGGAAACGGGATCTGTCTGAGATGCCATAAGGACCCGCTTTTGAATACCTCGGATAAAATATGGACATCGATTCACCCGCCGGTGAAGCAGGATTGCGGTATTTGTCACAGCCCACACGCTTCGGACCACAAGGGGAACCTGAAGAAGGGAGCCTTCGAGGTGTGCACCACGTGCCATTCCAGTCACCCTGCCCACCCTCTGGATGCAAACCGTGCGCTGAGCGGCCAGTCGGGGGCGGCCAGTGTCCCCTCATCGTTTCCGTTGACTCAGGATGGAAAGATGGTCTGCACCGGATGCCATCTGCCCCATTCCAGCGAAAACAGAACGCTGCTGACCCAGGACAGGGCGCTGCTGTGCACAAACTGTCACTAG